TGCGAAGCGGGCATCGGGGGTTCGACCGGCTTCGAACTCGTCCCACAGGGCACGCCACTCGGCGGCCTGATCGTCAGGCAGCAGCGCGAACAACCGGTCAGCAGCGTCCTGCTCGCGGCTCTGCTTCGTGACACGAGCCGCGTCGTCGTATGCGAAGGTGTCGCCGGCGTCGATCTCGACCACGTCGTGGATGAGCAACATCCGGATGGCCCGAGACACGTCGACCGGCTCGGCGGCGTGCTCCGCCAGGACGGCGGCGAACAGTGCCAGGTGCCACGAGTGCTCGGCGGAGTTCTCGCGCCGCGAGCCGTCCGCGATCGTGGTCCGGCGCAAGACGTGCTTGAGCCGGTCGGCCTCGAGGAGGAACGCGAGCTGGTCGGCGAGCCGGTCAGCGGCCGCCTCGCCCGGACCGACCTCAGGCACTGTCACGCTGGTAGAGGCCGGTGAGCTTGCCGACCGCGATGACGTTGCCTCGCAGCGCGTCGTGCAGCTGCTGGGCGCTGAAGTCGTTGTCCAGGGAGAGTCCCGCGCCTGAGGCGAACACCGTGAAGACGTACCGGTGGGAGTCGTCCCCGGACGGAGGACACGGTCCGCGGTAGCCGCTGGTGGCGAAGTCGTTGACGCCGACCACCGCGCCGTCGGGGATGGTGTTCTCGTCGAGGCCGGTGCTGGCGGAATCGATGCCGACCATCATCCAGTGAACGAACGTGCCGCCGGGCGCGTCAGGGTCCTCACAGGACAGC
This sequence is a window from Actinomycetota bacterium. Protein-coding genes within it:
- a CDS encoding HD domain-containing protein, whose product is MPEVGPGEAAADRLADQLAFLLEADRLKHVLRRTTIADGSRRENSAEHSWHLALFAAVLAEHAAEPVDVSRAIRMLLIHDVVEIDAGDTFAYDDAARVTKQSREQDAADRLFALLPDDQAAEWRALWDEFEAGRTPDARFAAAIDRLQPILLNHASGGVAWREHGIRAGQVRARNRRTRQAAPALWDHAQQVIDAAVADGHLAPDDGNVGSRRR
- a CDS encoding YbhB/YbcL family Raf kinase inhibitor-like protein; translation: MADATPSAAAGDAPETIYLTCAAFQDHDPMPRRFTCDGEDLAPALAWRGIPGDTLELALSCEDPDAPGGTFVHWMMVGIDSASTGLDENTIPDGAVVGVNDFATSGYRGPCPPSGDDSHRYVFTVFASGAGLSLDNDFSAQQLHDALRGNVIAVGKLTGLYQRDSA